One part of the Streptomyces sp. NBC_00286 genome encodes these proteins:
- a CDS encoding GntR family transcriptional regulator — protein MPAQRTSAPALPTLGGQKRNYRERVADALRAALIAGELRPGEVYSAPTLAARFGVSATPVREAMLDLVREGLVDTVPNKGFRVTAVSEKQLDEYTHIRSLIEIPTTAGLATTADPIALEALRPTAQEIVTAATAGDLIAYVEADIRFHLGLLALAGNDHLVEVVRDLRKRSRLYGLQALVEAGRLEDSAQEHLEILDALAARDEDAVRAVMTRHLGHVRGLWAAG, from the coding sequence ATGCCCGCCCAGCGCACCAGCGCCCCCGCCTTGCCGACCCTGGGGGGACAGAAGCGCAACTACCGCGAGCGCGTCGCCGACGCCCTGCGCGCCGCGCTGATCGCCGGGGAACTGCGGCCCGGTGAGGTCTACTCCGCGCCGACCCTCGCCGCCCGCTTCGGCGTCTCGGCGACACCCGTACGGGAGGCCATGCTCGACCTGGTCAGGGAGGGCCTGGTCGACACCGTGCCGAACAAGGGCTTCCGGGTCACCGCCGTCTCCGAGAAACAGCTGGACGAATACACCCACATCCGCTCCCTCATCGAGATCCCCACAACAGCAGGTCTCGCCACCACCGCCGACCCCATCGCCCTGGAGGCCCTGCGCCCCACCGCCCAGGAGATCGTCACAGCCGCCACCGCGGGCGACCTCATCGCATACGTAGAGGCAGACATCCGCTTCCACCTCGGCCTGCTCGCACTAGCCGGCAACGACCACCTGGTCGAGGTGGTGCGCGACCTCCGCAAGCGCTCCCGCCTCTACGGCCTGCAGGCGCTGGTCGAGGCGGGCCGCCTGGAGGACTCTGCGCAGGAGCACCTGGAGATCCTGGACGCGCTCGCGGCCCGCGATGAGGATGCGGTACGCGCGGTCATGACGCGGCATCTCGGGCACGTACGGGGCCTGTGGGCAGCCGGATGA
- a CDS encoding ABC transporter ATP-binding protein: MAADTGVSNADRLSATVPEPGVRKPDPLLVMDQVTRTFGGLVAVRVEHLEVQRGAITALIGPNGAGKTTLFNVVSGFDRADGGRWSFDGQRLTGAPAHRVARRGLVRTFQLTRTLARLTVLENMLLAAPGQRGERALPALLRPLWHGQERELERRADELLDRFRLGPLRDDHAGTLSGGQRKLLELARALMTRPVMLLLDEPMAGVNPALTQSLLGHITQLRDEGLTVCFVEHDMDVVMGISDWVAVMADGHLVAEGPPHTISRNAAVVDAYLGKRHDEPQATGQKGNGEEMGNGKGKEE; the protein is encoded by the coding sequence GTGGCCGCTGACACAGGCGTGTCCAACGCCGACCGGCTCTCCGCGACCGTTCCCGAGCCGGGGGTACGCAAGCCCGACCCTCTGCTGGTCATGGACCAGGTGACCCGTACCTTCGGCGGCCTCGTCGCCGTGCGGGTGGAGCACCTGGAGGTGCAGCGGGGGGCCATCACAGCGCTCATAGGGCCCAACGGCGCCGGCAAGACCACGTTGTTCAACGTGGTGAGCGGGTTCGACCGGGCCGACGGCGGCCGGTGGTCGTTCGACGGACAGCGGCTCACCGGCGCCCCGGCGCACCGGGTGGCGCGGCGAGGACTGGTCCGTACGTTCCAGCTCACCAGGACGCTCGCCCGGCTCACCGTGCTGGAGAACATGCTGCTCGCGGCGCCCGGGCAACGCGGCGAGCGGGCGCTGCCCGCGCTGCTGCGACCGCTGTGGCACGGGCAGGAGCGGGAGCTCGAGCGCCGGGCCGACGAACTGCTGGACCGGTTCCGGCTCGGGCCCCTGCGCGACGACCATGCCGGCACGCTCTCCGGCGGTCAGCGCAAGCTGCTGGAACTGGCCCGCGCGCTGATGACCCGGCCGGTCATGCTCCTGCTCGACGAGCCGATGGCCGGGGTGAATCCCGCGCTGACCCAGTCGCTGCTCGGACACATCACCCAGCTGCGCGACGAGGGGCTGACGGTGTGCTTCGTCGAGCACGACATGGACGTGGTGATGGGCATCAGCGACTGGGTGGCCGTCATGGCCGACGGCCACCTCGTGGCCGAAGGCCCACCGCACACGATCAGCCGGAACGCCGCCGTCGTGGACGCCTACCTGGGCAAACGGCACGACGAACCGCAGGCGACCGGGCAGAAGGGGAACGGGGAGGAAATGGGGAACGGGAAGGGTAAGGAGGAGTAG
- a CDS encoding branched-chain amino acid ABC transporter permease has product MDFSAIVSDALRSGIGPIAAIYALAAMGLNLHFGYTGLLNFGQVGFMLVGGYGLAITVATYNGPMWLGVLGGIACAIVLALLLGLPTLRLRADYLAITTIAAGETLRLFYRSSWAEPVTGGVFGLQRFANDFYALNPIEPGTYGPWLVRFSSRDLWVMIVAWALVLVVGLLLALLIHSPWGRVIRSIREDEVAARSLGKNVYAYKMQSLVLGGVIGAVAGMMQAIQVQSVNPDNYDPGVTFFLYTLLVLGGAGRILGPVVGSILFWFVLSFLDSALRQAISAEYISPDLISTSEVGAVRFALVGIALILLVAFRPQGILGSRKEMLLSGR; this is encoded by the coding sequence ATGGACTTCTCGGCCATCGTCTCCGACGCCCTGCGCTCGGGAATCGGCCCCATCGCGGCCATCTACGCGCTCGCCGCGATGGGACTGAACCTTCACTTCGGTTACACGGGGCTCCTCAACTTCGGCCAGGTCGGATTCATGCTGGTCGGCGGCTACGGGCTCGCCATCACGGTGGCGACGTACAACGGCCCCATGTGGCTCGGTGTCCTGGGCGGCATCGCCTGCGCGATCGTGCTGGCCCTGCTGCTCGGCCTGCCCACCCTGCGGCTGCGCGCCGACTACCTCGCGATCACCACGATCGCGGCGGGTGAGACGCTACGGCTGTTCTACCGGTCCAGCTGGGCCGAGCCCGTCACCGGTGGGGTGTTCGGGCTGCAGAGGTTCGCGAACGACTTCTACGCGCTCAACCCGATAGAGCCCGGCACCTACGGCCCGTGGCTGGTCAGGTTCAGCTCCCGCGACCTCTGGGTGATGATCGTCGCATGGGCGCTGGTGCTCGTGGTCGGACTGTTGCTCGCCCTGCTGATCCACAGCCCGTGGGGCCGTGTCATCCGGTCGATCCGTGAGGACGAGGTCGCCGCGCGCAGCCTCGGCAAGAACGTCTACGCGTACAAGATGCAGAGCCTCGTGCTGGGCGGCGTCATCGGGGCGGTCGCGGGCATGATGCAGGCGATCCAGGTGCAGTCCGTGAATCCGGACAACTACGATCCGGGCGTCACGTTCTTCCTGTACACGCTGCTCGTCCTCGGAGGTGCCGGGCGGATCCTCGGGCCGGTCGTCGGCTCGATCCTGTTCTGGTTCGTCCTCAGCTTCCTCGACAGCGCGCTCCGCCAGGCCATCAGCGCCGAGTACATCTCGCCGGACCTCATCAGCACGTCGGAGGTCGGCGCGGTGCGCTTCGCGCTGGTCGGCATCGCCCTGATCCTGCTGGTCGCGTTCCGGCCGCAGGGCATTCTCGGCAGCCGGAAGGAGATGCTGCTCAGTGGCCGCTGA
- a CDS encoding FAD-dependent oxidoreductase, protein MAEGSPPHVAVVGAGPAGLAAALAAAARGVRVSLIDSAGEAGGQFYRQPAAALGARRPQVLHHQWRTWERLRVGLAAHVAEGRVTHLTDHHVWFVEGQSDGFTVHALLGPEQERPVAVGADAVLLATGGYEKVLPFPGWTLPGVVTAGGAQAMLKGGLVLPGRTVVVAGTGPLLMPVAAGLAAAGAEVAALVEAADPRTLARHARALAVHPAKLAEGARYAAELARRRVRVHVRHTVVAAHGSERVEAVTVAALDGNGRVRPGSERRIACDTLAVGHGMLPHTDLAEALGCRLDGTGVAVDEEQRTDVPGVWAAGETTGIGGAVLSLAEGRIAGLSIAARLNSRTPDARSYEAAAKARRALREFFAVLDTVYAPPAHWTEQVADDTVVCRCEEVPASAIRQAAGELGAGDVRTVKLLTRAGMGWCQGRMCGPAVAGLAGCEFQPSRRPFARPVPLGVLARAGDTDSADETNDMDDTDHQ, encoded by the coding sequence ATGGCTGAGGGGTCGCCGCCGCATGTCGCGGTGGTTGGGGCGGGGCCTGCGGGGCTGGCGGCCGCGCTTGCCGCTGCCGCGCGGGGTGTACGTGTGAGTCTGATCGACTCCGCGGGGGAGGCGGGCGGGCAGTTCTACCGGCAGCCTGCCGCCGCGCTCGGCGCCCGTCGGCCCCAGGTCCTGCACCATCAGTGGCGTACCTGGGAACGGCTGCGGGTCGGCCTTGCCGCGCACGTCGCGGAGGGCCGCGTCACGCATCTGACGGACCACCACGTGTGGTTCGTGGAAGGGCAGTCCGACGGCTTCACCGTGCACGCCCTCCTCGGCCCCGAGCAGGAGCGGCCCGTCGCCGTGGGTGCCGATGCCGTGCTGCTCGCCACCGGTGGGTACGAGAAGGTCCTGCCGTTCCCCGGGTGGACCCTCCCCGGAGTGGTCACCGCGGGCGGGGCGCAGGCCATGCTCAAGGGTGGGCTTGTGTTGCCGGGGCGTACGGTCGTGGTGGCGGGGACCGGGCCGTTGCTGATGCCGGTGGCGGCCGGGCTCGCGGCGGCCGGGGCGGAGGTCGCCGCGCTCGTCGAGGCCGCCGATCCCAGGACTCTCGCGCGGCACGCCAGAGCGCTGGCCGTTCATCCCGCCAAGCTTGCCGAAGGTGCCCGGTACGCCGCCGAGTTGGCCCGGCGGCGGGTGAGGGTCCACGTCCGGCACACCGTCGTCGCCGCGCACGGCAGCGAGCGGGTCGAGGCCGTGACCGTCGCCGCTCTCGACGGGAACGGGCGTGTCCGGCCCGGCAGTGAGCGGCGTATCGCGTGCGACACGCTCGCCGTCGGGCACGGCATGCTGCCGCACACCGACCTCGCCGAGGCGCTCGGCTGCCGGCTCGACGGGACGGGCGTCGCCGTCGACGAGGAGCAGCGCACCGATGTGCCGGGCGTCTGGGCGGCCGGGGAGACCACCGGGATCGGCGGCGCCGTACTGTCGCTCGCCGAGGGGAGAATCGCCGGACTCTCGATCGCCGCCCGGCTCAACTCCCGTACTCCCGACGCGCGTTCGTACGAGGCTGCCGCCAAGGCCCGTAGGGCGCTGCGGGAGTTCTTCGCCGTCCTCGACACCGTCTACGCCCCGCCCGCCCACTGGACCGAGCAGGTCGCCGACGACACCGTCGTCTGCCGCTGCGAGGAGGTGCCCGCCTCCGCGATCCGGCAGGCCGCGGGCGAGCTCGGCGCCGGTGACGTACGCACCGTGAAGCTGCTGACCAGGGCCGGGATGGGCTGGTGCCAAGGCCGGATGTGCGGACCCGCGGTGGCGGGGCTCGCGGGGTGCGAGTTCCAGCCCTCGCGACGGCCGTTCGCCCGGCCCGTACCGCTCGGCGTGCTGGCACGGGCCGGGGACACCGACTCCGCAGACGAGACCAACGACATGGACGACACAGACCACCAGTGA
- a CDS encoding ABC transporter ATP-binding protein — protein MSAEEQAAVLAADDIVAGYVPGVDVLRGCSLEVRPGEVVGVIGPNGAGKSTLIKAVFGLLRARGGSVRLRGEDVTNRPAHELVRRGVGYVPQLQNVFPTLTVEENLRMGVYLRPRNYARRTAAVEELFPVLADRRKQKADAMSGGERQMLAMARALMMEPQLLLLDEPSAGLSPLHQDHVFDRCRMINNAGVAVLMVEQNARRCLQFCDRGYVLDQGRNAYTGAGAALLHDEKVIELYLGTLARAR, from the coding sequence ATGTCCGCCGAAGAGCAGGCAGCGGTGCTGGCGGCCGACGACATCGTCGCCGGCTATGTCCCCGGTGTCGACGTGCTGCGCGGATGCAGCCTCGAGGTGCGGCCGGGCGAGGTGGTCGGAGTGATCGGCCCGAACGGCGCCGGCAAGTCGACGCTCATCAAGGCCGTCTTCGGGCTGCTGCGGGCGCGAGGCGGGAGTGTGCGACTGCGCGGCGAGGACGTCACCAACCGGCCCGCGCACGAACTGGTCCGGCGGGGCGTGGGCTACGTACCGCAGCTGCAGAACGTGTTCCCCACGCTGACCGTCGAGGAGAATCTGCGGATGGGCGTCTATCTGCGGCCCAGGAACTACGCGCGCCGGACCGCGGCAGTGGAGGAGCTCTTCCCCGTGCTGGCCGACCGCCGGAAGCAGAAGGCCGACGCGATGTCCGGCGGCGAACGCCAGATGCTGGCGATGGCGCGCGCGCTGATGATGGAGCCCCAGTTGCTCCTGCTCGACGAGCCGTCGGCCGGCCTGTCACCGCTCCATCAGGACCACGTCTTCGACCGGTGCAGAATGATCAACAACGCGGGCGTCGCCGTCCTCATGGTCGAGCAGAACGCCCGCAGGTGCCTGCAGTTCTGCGACCGCGGCTACGTCCTGGACCAGGGCCGCAACGCGTACACCGGTGCCGGCGCAGCCCTGCTGCACGACGAGAAGGTGATCGAGCTCTACCTCGGCACGCTCGCCCGCGCCCGTTGA
- a CDS encoding (2Fe-2S)-binding protein has protein sequence MRSPLELVVARPGPAFTVTFDDREITVLPGQTIAAALWAAGITSWRTTRGSGEPRGVFCGIGVCFDCLVTVNGRANQRACLVRAEAGDVIRTQEGTGHRGQRQQHG, from the coding sequence GTGAGATCTCCGCTGGAACTGGTGGTGGCGCGGCCGGGGCCCGCCTTCACCGTCACCTTCGATGACCGGGAGATCACCGTCCTGCCGGGGCAGACGATCGCCGCCGCGCTCTGGGCGGCGGGCATCACGTCGTGGCGTACGACGCGGGGGAGTGGTGAGCCCCGCGGTGTCTTCTGTGGGATCGGGGTCTGCTTCGACTGTCTGGTGACCGTCAACGGGCGGGCGAACCAGCGCGCTTGTCTGGTGCGGGCGGAGGCCGGCGATGTGATCCGTACACAGGAAGGGACGGGGCATCGTGGCCAACGGCAGCAGCATGGCTGA
- a CDS encoding branched-chain amino acid ABC transporter permease has translation MRYQRMLVPALALLFVLVPAISARARGEAVPRGPTFGARALQALIDGIQFGVIIAITSVGLSLIFGTIHLINFAHGEFVTMGATFAFFLNVSAAGPGWHLIPAALAAVVFGALLGGAVDRGIWRPLRARGTGLINMFIVTIGLSLVLRHVVLVLYGTRPASYAQYDIQSTIDLGPAGITPRDLTVTLLAVLVLLGIAALLQKTRIGTAVRAVSANRDLAEASGIDVQRVVLFVWMLAGGLAALGGVFFGLVEIVTWDMGFKLLLLMFAGVILGGLGSAYGAMVGSLVIGVVAQMSTLWFPVDLQYAWALLVLILVLLVRPQGILGRAERVG, from the coding sequence GTGCGCTATCAGCGGATGCTCGTACCGGCCCTCGCCCTGCTCTTCGTATTGGTGCCCGCGATCTCCGCGCGGGCCCGGGGTGAGGCAGTCCCGCGCGGCCCCACGTTCGGTGCACGCGCTCTGCAGGCGCTGATCGACGGGATCCAGTTCGGGGTCATCATCGCGATCACGTCGGTCGGACTCTCGCTGATCTTCGGCACCATCCACTTGATCAACTTCGCGCACGGCGAGTTCGTCACGATGGGAGCCACCTTCGCGTTCTTCCTCAACGTCTCCGCGGCCGGGCCGGGCTGGCACCTGATTCCCGCCGCCCTTGCCGCGGTGGTCTTCGGCGCTCTGCTTGGCGGGGCCGTCGATCGCGGCATCTGGCGCCCGCTGCGGGCCCGGGGCACCGGGCTGATCAACATGTTCATCGTCACCATCGGGCTCTCACTGGTGCTGCGGCATGTCGTGCTCGTGCTGTACGGAACCCGGCCCGCCTCCTACGCGCAGTACGACATCCAGAGCACGATCGACCTGGGGCCGGCCGGCATCACCCCACGGGACCTCACGGTCACCCTGCTCGCCGTGCTGGTGCTGCTCGGCATTGCCGCGCTCCTGCAGAAGACCCGGATCGGTACCGCTGTCCGAGCCGTCTCCGCCAACAGGGACCTCGCGGAGGCGTCGGGCATCGACGTGCAGCGGGTGGTGCTGTTCGTGTGGATGCTCGCCGGCGGACTGGCCGCACTCGGCGGGGTCTTCTTCGGCCTGGTCGAGATCGTCACCTGGGACATGGGCTTCAAGCTTCTGCTGCTCATGTTCGCCGGGGTCATCCTGGGAGGGCTCGGCTCCGCCTACGGCGCGATGGTCGGCAGCCTCGTCATCGGCGTCGTCGCCCAGATGTCCACCCTGTGGTTCCCGGTCGACCTGCAGTACGCCTGGGCGCTGCTCGTCCTCATCCTCGTCCTCCTCGTCCGGCCGCAGGGCATCCTCGGCCGGGCCGAACGTGTCGGGTGA
- a CDS encoding ABC transporter substrate-binding protein: MKASIRRSAIFTSAAALVIAVCGTTGTAQADPGDGELQFGYVLPETGQLAYLGPPQIESLKFAIQKINDAGGVLDKPVPAVVSSDEAGQEAVAAQSADRVLAAGVDAIVGAAASGMSLAFIDRVTGAGVVQCSGSNTAPTFTDYEDDGFYFRTAPSDALQGPILADVVREDGHDRVAVVARADDYGRGLMEATRETLEDRGVTVTLAETYDPKATNFDQVVQQIENSRPDAAVVIAFEEGTQILQGMIESGLGPDQIGVYGADGLRSEELPSLVAPGQPERLAGMKGTAPASESNEQYVKDLQEFAPELKELQFAPQVFDCVNTIALAAEKAGSDDPGEYVKEMNGITRGGEKCNSFAACKELIADDRDIDYEGVSGPLNFTDKGEPGQATIEVYGYDDEGRLQTLRTETSEAQE; encoded by the coding sequence ATGAAAGCGTCGATACGGCGGTCCGCGATCTTCACAAGCGCAGCTGCTCTGGTGATAGCCGTCTGCGGCACGACGGGTACCGCCCAGGCCGACCCGGGCGATGGTGAGCTCCAGTTCGGCTACGTCCTGCCGGAGACGGGACAGCTGGCCTACCTCGGCCCACCCCAGATCGAGTCGTTGAAGTTCGCGATACAGAAGATCAACGACGCCGGCGGGGTGCTGGACAAGCCCGTGCCGGCTGTGGTTTCCAGTGACGAGGCGGGCCAGGAGGCCGTTGCCGCGCAGTCGGCCGACCGGGTCCTCGCGGCGGGCGTGGACGCGATCGTCGGCGCCGCGGCTTCCGGCATGTCGCTGGCGTTCATCGACCGGGTGACCGGAGCGGGCGTCGTGCAGTGTTCGGGGTCGAACACCGCCCCCACCTTCACCGACTACGAGGACGACGGGTTCTACTTCCGTACCGCCCCGAGCGACGCCCTGCAGGGACCCATCCTGGCGGACGTCGTCCGCGAGGACGGCCACGACCGGGTGGCCGTGGTCGCACGGGCGGACGACTACGGGCGCGGCCTCATGGAGGCCACACGGGAGACACTCGAGGACCGCGGTGTGACGGTGACGCTCGCCGAGACGTACGACCCGAAGGCGACCAACTTCGACCAGGTCGTCCAGCAGATAGAGAACTCCAGGCCGGACGCCGCCGTGGTGATCGCGTTCGAGGAAGGCACCCAGATCCTGCAGGGCATGATCGAGTCCGGACTCGGGCCCGACCAGATCGGTGTCTACGGCGCCGACGGACTGCGCAGCGAGGAGCTGCCCTCGCTGGTCGCCCCGGGCCAGCCGGAGCGGCTCGCCGGGATGAAGGGGACCGCGCCGGCATCGGAGTCGAACGAGCAGTACGTGAAGGATCTGCAGGAGTTCGCTCCGGAGCTGAAGGAGTTGCAGTTCGCACCGCAGGTGTTCGACTGCGTGAACACGATCGCGCTCGCTGCCGAGAAGGCGGGGTCCGACGACCCGGGCGAATACGTGAAGGAGATGAACGGGATCACCAGGGGCGGCGAGAAGTGCAACTCGTTCGCCGCCTGCAAGGAGCTGATCGCCGACGACAGGGACATCGACTACGAGGGTGTGAGCGGTCCGCTCAACTTCACCGACAAGGGCGAGCCCGGCCAGGCGACGATCGAGGTGTACGGCTACGACGACGAAGGACGGTTGCAGACCCTGCGCACCGAGACCAGCGAGGCACAGGAGTGA
- a CDS encoding M55 family metallopeptidase, which produces MKILISADMEGATGVTWPADVLPGRPEWERCRGMFTSDVNAAVLGFFDGGADDVLINEAHWTMRNLLLERLDERAQMLTGRHKALSMVEGVQHEDVDGVAFVGYHAGAGMEGVLAHTYLANSITGVWINDVRASEGLLNAHVVAEYGVPVVLVTGDDVACEDALGYAPEALKVAVKDHVSRYAAVCRTPARTAADIRAAAKEAVGLAVRYEPVRGDPFTVAVEFDAEHLASAATVVPGVAQIGERKVAYTSETMYRCIRTFKAVTTIVSAAVEEQYG; this is translated from the coding sequence ATGAAGATCCTCATCAGCGCCGACATGGAGGGTGCCACCGGCGTGACCTGGCCGGCCGATGTGCTGCCAGGGAGGCCCGAGTGGGAGCGTTGCCGGGGGATGTTCACTTCGGATGTGAACGCCGCTGTGCTCGGGTTCTTCGACGGGGGTGCCGACGACGTTCTCATCAATGAGGCGCACTGGACCATGCGCAATCTGCTGCTCGAGCGGCTGGACGAGCGGGCGCAGATGCTGACCGGGCGGCACAAGGCGCTGTCGATGGTGGAGGGCGTGCAGCACGAGGACGTCGACGGCGTCGCGTTCGTCGGGTATCACGCGGGGGCGGGCATGGAGGGGGTGCTCGCCCACACCTATCTCGCGAACTCGATCACCGGCGTGTGGATCAATGACGTACGCGCCAGTGAGGGTCTGCTCAACGCGCACGTCGTCGCGGAGTACGGCGTGCCCGTCGTCCTCGTCACCGGCGATGACGTGGCCTGCGAGGACGCGCTCGGGTATGCGCCCGAGGCGTTGAAGGTCGCCGTGAAGGACCATGTCTCGCGGTATGCCGCGGTGTGCCGGACGCCCGCGCGGACCGCGGCCGATATCCGGGCGGCGGCCAAGGAGGCGGTTGGGCTCGCCGTGCGGTACGAGCCCGTGCGGGGCGATCCGTTCACGGTGGCGGTGGAATTCGACGCCGAGCATCTGGCCTCGGCGGCCACCGTCGTGCCGGGTGTTGCTCAGATCGGGGAGCGGAAAGTCGCGTACACCAGCGAGACGATGTACCGGTGCATCCGTACCTTCAAGGCGGTCACCACGATCGTCTCGGCCGCCGTGGAGGAGCAGTATGGCTGA
- a CDS encoding proline racemase family protein, with translation MRSKLVLHAVDSHTEGMPTRVITGGIGTIPGATMNERRLYFREHRDDIKQLLMNEPRGHSAMSGAILQPPTRPDCDYGVVYIEVSGYLPMCGHGTIGVATVLVETGMVEVVEPVTTIRLDTPAGLVVAEVAVEDGAAKAVTLQNVPSYAVGLDRKVTLADGRTVTYDLAYGGNFYAILPIDQLGLPFDRARKDDILAAGLALMDAINAAEEPFHPEDPSIHGCHHVHFVAPGSDARHSRHAMAIHPGWFDRSPCGTGTSARMAQLHARGELPLHTEFVNESFIGTRFTGRLLGTTEVAGIPAVLPSFTGRAWVTGTAQYLLDPSDPFPAGFVL, from the coding sequence ATGCGCAGCAAACTCGTCCTGCACGCCGTCGACTCGCACACCGAGGGCATGCCGACCCGGGTGATCACCGGCGGCATCGGCACCATCCCGGGCGCGACCATGAACGAGCGGCGCCTGTACTTCCGTGAACACCGCGACGACATCAAGCAGTTGCTGATGAACGAGCCGCGCGGGCACTCGGCGATGAGCGGCGCGATCCTTCAGCCGCCCACCCGCCCCGACTGCGACTACGGCGTCGTCTACATCGAGGTCTCCGGCTATCTGCCCATGTGCGGACACGGCACGATCGGCGTGGCGACCGTGCTCGTCGAGACCGGCATGGTGGAGGTCGTCGAACCGGTCACCACGATCCGCCTCGACACCCCGGCCGGACTCGTCGTCGCCGAGGTCGCCGTGGAGGACGGGGCCGCGAAGGCCGTCACCCTCCAGAACGTGCCGTCGTACGCCGTCGGCCTCGACCGCAAGGTCACCCTCGCCGACGGGCGGACGGTGACCTACGACCTGGCGTACGGCGGGAACTTCTACGCGATCCTGCCGATCGACCAGCTCGGGCTGCCCTTCGACCGGGCCCGCAAGGACGACATCCTCGCCGCGGGTCTCGCTCTGATGGACGCCATCAACGCGGCGGAGGAGCCCTTCCACCCCGAGGATCCCTCCATCCACGGCTGCCACCACGTCCACTTCGTCGCCCCGGGCTCCGACGCCCGGCACTCGCGGCACGCGATGGCGATCCACCCCGGCTGGTTCGACCGCTCGCCCTGCGGTACGGGGACCAGCGCGCGTATGGCGCAGTTGCACGCGCGTGGTGAACTCCCGCTCCACACCGAGTTCGTGAACGAGTCCTTCATCGGGACACGGTTCACCGGGCGGCTCCTCGGAACCACCGAGGTCGCCGGGATCCCGGCCGTGCTGCCCAGCTTCACCGGGCGTGCCTGGGTGACCGGCACCGCCCAGTACCTGCTCGACCCGTCCGACCCGTTCCCGGCCGGCTTCGTCCTCTGA
- a CDS encoding dihydrodipicolinate synthase family protein, which produces MTDTPGTPGSEVTAVAENGPWRGILVATALPLDDDLSVNYDKFAEHCAWLVENGCDGVVPNGSLGEYQVLTPEERAKVVETAVAAIGGERVMPGVAAYGSAESRRWAEQARDAGCRAVMLLPPNAYRADERSVLAHYAEVAQAGLPIVAYNNPIDTKVDLVPELLAKLHGEGYIQGVKEFSGDVRRAYRLAELAPELDLLIGADDVLLELAIAGAKGWVAGYPNALPRASVDLYRAAVAGDLDTALPLYRQLHPLLRWDSKVEFVQAIKLSMDIAGRHGGPVRPPRVPLLPEQEAVVRAATEKAVAAGLA; this is translated from the coding sequence ATGACCGACACCCCCGGCACCCCCGGCAGCGAGGTCACCGCCGTCGCCGAGAACGGCCCCTGGCGCGGCATCCTCGTAGCCACCGCCCTGCCCCTCGACGACGATCTCTCCGTGAACTACGACAAGTTCGCCGAGCACTGCGCCTGGCTCGTCGAGAACGGCTGCGACGGAGTCGTACCGAACGGCTCCCTCGGCGAGTACCAGGTGCTCACCCCGGAGGAGCGCGCCAAGGTCGTCGAGACGGCCGTCGCAGCGATCGGCGGCGAGCGCGTGATGCCGGGGGTCGCCGCCTACGGGTCCGCCGAGTCCCGCCGCTGGGCCGAGCAGGCGCGCGACGCCGGCTGCCGCGCCGTGATGCTGCTGCCGCCCAACGCCTACCGCGCCGACGAACGCTCGGTTCTCGCCCACTACGCCGAGGTCGCGCAGGCGGGGCTGCCCATCGTGGCGTACAACAACCCCATCGACACCAAGGTGGACCTCGTACCGGAACTGCTCGCGAAGCTGCACGGCGAGGGGTACATCCAGGGGGTCAAGGAGTTCTCCGGTGATGTCCGGCGCGCCTACCGGCTGGCCGAACTCGCCCCAGAACTCGACCTGTTGATAGGCGCCGACGATGTGCTGCTCGAGCTGGCGATCGCGGGCGCGAAGGGCTGGGTGGCCGGTTATCCGAACGCGCTGCCCCGAGCCAGTGTCGATCTCTACCGGGCCGCGGTGGCGGGTGATCTCGACACCGCGTTGCCCCTCTACCGGCAGTTGCACCCGCTGCTGCGCTGGGACTCGAAGGTCGAGTTCGTGCAGGCCATCAAGCTGTCCATGGACATCGCGGGGCGGCACGGCGGTCCGGTACGCCCGCCGCGCGTCCCGCTTCTGCCGGAGCAGGAGGCAGTCGTGCGCGCGGCCACCGAGAAGGCCGTCGCGGCAGGGCTCGCGTAA